The DNA region ttcaaatatttgtacCAGAAACAttgtcaacattttttttctcttcgttTTCTCTATTTCCTATAGATTTACAAGAAGGTAACAGTTTTGTAATTCAAAGGTAACAGATAATAATGAAAACAATCTAAATGTGTCCTAGTCAAATCATTGAATAGCTTTATAGTCTTTTTCACAGCATATCAACTTTCGTGAGCCAAACTTATATCTTTTGGACAAGTCAATACTCAATACATGAGATTGGTCTGTGCAATTTATATTTTCAGGTAGCCACCACAGCTGTGTTGTCAATTGTCATTCACTACCTTTGGTCATTCCTCAAGTTCTTCATCAAACAACtataatgaaatttaaatgcCTCAAAAAGATACCATCCTTGTTTCACTGACTTCTCGACAAAACTTGTAGTAGTTAGCAATTTTCATATGTACAATTTAAAAGGGAGAACACTAACTGTAGGGTTGTATGAACTATCTTATCAGCACAGGGGAGGGAAGACAAACAGGTCAACCAAAGCAAAATCCCTTCTTAATATACAATTCAGCCATGGATAGCTGAGATAACAGAAAGACAATCCAGCATAAGCTTTCTTTCCCTCGTGTTGATCTGGCAATGAAGTAAACAATAAGCTGGAAAGGCATCAGTCCAATTTTTTCTCCTCTCTAAAAGTCTTGACTCCTCCGGAAATAGTCCTTAAAAGCTTCTTAGAACACATATCCTGTGCCTGTGTAGTGTGTTTTGCACGGTTGGCTCTTACCCAAGCAGGTTCCTTCAAAGAAAACAGTACCATAGCCTGTCATAATCTCTCATAAAGCATCTTTGAAATGGAAGAATGATAGTGGATGGGAAGCAAAACAATCACCTCAGGAATGAAGCGAGAGAAACCGAACTTAGTCAACAAGAGGACATGCTCCATGATTAAAATTGCTGCAAGTCCAGGCTCTATTTTCCATTTTCCCTCCTCATCATATAGCCATGCTAAAAGAGCACAGTTGGTGCATATAGACATCAGTATAAGAAACtgcaaaatgaaaaatgttctcAAATTAGAGTTGTATACAAATCAAGTGTATAATTCATGGTGTAGATATCTTCCATATAGTTGGTTATTTGGTGAACATGTTttccaatttataattaatctgAAGTGGATTATCAAAAATAATTGACAAGCACCTTCCAAAGtctgtatatataaataaatacctGAAATATGTTAAGCCAGGCTCCTACTGTTGCAGCGGCACGAGGAACAGGCCGCCTCAAAATTACTAGCAGCTTCAATGCATCTGTCCTGATCTCCATAAGGTTGTTCTGACCAAGTAAGTTGTCAACgatgtaatattttataaaagccCAAAATGAATTAAAGAGCATTTATAGCAATAGTGAAGGCAAGCAAAAGCAAGTGCAAAAAAGGGAGGTAGATAAAAGCATTTATACCACAGCAGCAAAAGCAAATGCAGGTGGGAATGCGCAAGCAAACATCAAAATCATTCCAAACTGCAAGGCCAATTCTAAGAAATCTGCGAAACAGGATAGGACAATGTCAGTCTTGGGACGCTTCTCGAACATGATGAGAAATCAAGCCTTTTTAGTTTTTCCAGAATAGATTCTCTGAACAACTGCAATCTAGACCTACTTTAGATGGGGTTCACTTTAAAACTATCTCTCAAGGGCAAAGTGACCAGCTGATTACCCCTTTCTCTGATCAAGAGATTAAAGAAGCAGTGTGGGGCTGTGGAGGGGACAAATGCCCTGGGCCTGATggtttaaactttaattttatcaaacacttcTGGGATGTCCTGAATCCAGAGTTCAGGAGATTTGTGGATGAGTTCTATGCCCATGGAAGCTTCCCTAGGGGCAGCAATGCTTCCTTTGTGGCCTTAATCCCCAAAATAAATCATCCGCAATCCTTCAATGATTACAGACCTATATCTTTGATAGGCTGCATGTATAAAGTGATAGCTAAGCTGCTGTCTAATAGACTAAGGTCTGTTATGGATGATATCATTGATGAAAGACAGTCAGCTTTTATCAAGGGAAGACATATTCTTCACGGCATTTTGATCCTTAACGAGGTGGTGGAGGAAGCAAAGAGAAGTAACAAGCCAGCAATGATCTTCAAGGTTGATTTTGAAAAGGCTTACGACTCTGTTTCTTGGTCCTTCTTGGACTATATGATGTCTAGGTTGGGGTTCTGCCAAAAATGGAGGAATTGGATATCATCTTGCCTTCAATCAGCAACCATTTCAGTCTTGATTAATGGTAGCCCATCTAAGGAATTCAGCCCAACGAGAGGCTTGAGACAAGGGGACCCTTTAGCCCCCTTGCTTTTTAACATAGTCGGAGAAGGTCTCACTGGTATGATGAGGGAAGCAGCACAGAAAAATCTCTACAGAAGCTACTTAGTTGGGAAGAGGAAGGAACCTATTAATATATTGCAATATGCGGACGACACTGTTTTTGTGGGTGAGGTTGCTTGGGAGAATGTTTCTGCTGTAAAGGCTCTCCTCAGAGGCTTTGAAATGGCTTCTGGCTTAAAGATTAATTTCACGAAAAGCCAATTTGGGATAATTGGTGGAGGAGCTAACTGGGGTGTGGAAGCAGCTCATACTCTGAACTGTGGTCAAATGGACCATCCTTTTCTATACCTAGGCATCCCTATTGGTGCCAACCCCTCAAGTCTGATGGTGTGGGAGCCTCTCATCAATAGGTTCAAATCTAGATTATCCAAATGGGCCAGCAAAGATATATCTATGGGAGGGAAGCTCACTTTAATCAATTCTGTCTTGAATGCCCTCCCAATTTACCTCCTCTCTTTTTTTAAGATACCTCAAAGGGTAGTCCAAAGTCTCATTTCCTTACAAAGAAATTTCCTGTGGGGTGGTGACAATACCCATCATAAAATCCCTTGGGTGAAATGGGAGGATATTTGTCAGCCCAAGCATGAGGGGGGTTTGGGTGTAAAGGATATTTCGAAATTTAACACAACTCTAATGGGAAGGTGGATTTGGGCCTTTGCCTCTGGTCAGCAGCAACTCTGGGTCAGAGTCCTAAAATCTAAATATGGGGATTGGTCAGAGTTCCAGCTTCAGTCTAACAAGAGGGGTCATTCTCACTGGTGGAGGGATATTAGAAAGATTTACCAGCAGTCGGATCCTAATATTTTCAGTCAGAATATGACTTGGAAGGTTGGGAGTGGGGAAAGTATCAAATTTTGGACAGATAGGTGGCTTGGGGCAGATTACACTCTCGAGCAAAAGTATAATCAGCTTTTTCGGATTAGTAGACAGCAAAGCTCCTTCATCTCAAGCATGGGCAACTTCATTAATGATAGTTGGGAGTGGGACCTCAGGTGGAGGAGAAATCTTTTCGATCATGAAAATGATATAGCTGTGCAGTTCATGGAGGAAATAAGCTCCATTCCTATTCAGAGGAATAGTAAAGACTCTATGGTGTGGTTAGCTGAACCCCATGGTCACTACACTACTAAATCAGCTTACAATGTCTGCACTAACCTCAATACAGCAAACACAGATGGGAAGATATATAAGCAAATCTGGAAATTGAAAATTTCCCCTCGGGCAACAGTTTTCTGTTGGAGACTCCTTAAAAATAGACTCCCCACCAAGGAAAATCTCCTAAGATGAGACATTAATATCCAGGACCAAAACTGTCCTTTGTGTGGTACTGCTCTGGAGGATGTGGCTCACCTTTTCTTCAATTGTAATTTGACAAAAGGTTTATGGTGGGAATCCATGAGATGGATCCGGGTAGTAGGCCCCCTGCCAAGTCATCCAAAGTGCCACTTTACTCAATTCTGTGAAGGCTTTGGGGATCCTGTAAATCAGGATATTAGGGGTGGTTGGTGGATTGCCTTGACTAGTTCTATTTGGCACCATAGAAACAATCTGATTTTCCAAGGAAGCCCGTTCGACCCCTATAAAGTCATGGATCATGCCATTTACCTTCTTTGGTCCTGTTTCAAGGTTAAAGATAAAGATTTCAATACTAGCTTCACCCACTGGTCTTCCAATATTTCGAAGTTCTTTGGATAGATTTGATGGGTTTCCTTAATCTCATGGTTTAGGATGGGTTTTTTGGAGGGCAGCACTCTGGTGCTTTGTATCTATCTctagtaccactggtactagTTTTTCtactattaataatatatatatcttttgccttccaaaaaaaaaaaaacacatgtatATCTAAATGAAACTACTTATATTCCATATGTtcaagaattaattaaaaatcatatacaatttaaaagtataatgAATTTGGAAGTACCATCAAATAGCCCATCTTCAAGCTCCTCACCAATGCTAGCAGAGTAAGAGGGCTTCAGGTATTCTTTCTCTACTCTAGAACTAAACTGGAACTTTTCTCTTGCTTCTCCTTTCTCATTCTTCTTGTGTCTtgagaaataaaagataaattagcTATTGTATATTGGTAACAGGTAACATGGTTAACAAAATAAACCCAGCATAGTCCATGTCCAAGGGGATGAAGAGGCTTACCGAACCCTGTACTTTTTATAGCTATACTTGAGATAAGGCAATGAATTTTCCACCAGGTTTTCCAACACCTGGAAAGATGTTTTCTTTTACTCCACTATTTTAAAGGAAAAGCCCCAAACtaaagaaagggagaaaagaagaaaagtaacGGGTAAATGGGAGAAGGGAAAGACAAAGATAACACGAGAAAACTTTCTCTGCAACCTCAGAAAGAAGGAGCCGCTGAATCAACACTTGGCGAAGAGTTGAAAAATTACGATGCAACAAGGCATGATAAAAGATTCCAATGTATGTCTGCATGAAGTACAGACCAAACACCTGCGAGAGAAAGTAAACCCCTAGGTTCAACGTTTAGGATAAGGTGAAAAAAAGCAACATGGTACCTATCAATCCGCGCCATTACCTTGTAGACCAAGCTATCAGCCCGTTTTTCTGTGTTCTCATTGTTTTCATTCATGATAAGTTTGACAGACACCTTGCCACCAATCTTGGTAATAtactgaatggcgaaaaggtaaATAGCAGTGAGCCCAAACCTGAAACCCAACATTAAATAAGAGTGACATTAATGAAGTATCGGTCTCAACCAAATATAAGAATTTATATGACTAACAAAAGATACCAATTAGCATCAAATTACAGATTATTTAGTAGAGACAAGCTAGTGCCTTCCTAATGGGATCTAAATCCACAAGTTCAAAGTTATTTTGATGGTAACAAAAAATGCCATTCATGAGTTTTATGTGGATGGCTAAGAAGCTTGTGGGACTGATGAAGAACAAAATGAATCTCAATTTCATGTTCTTATTCACAGATACAACAGAGAAAAAACTCCACATTGACATGTACGAATCATGGGATAAATTGCATTtagaaaaaacacaatcaacaGAGAAGATAAGAAGTATTGAAAGagaaatagtataaaaaaactagcgtaccccattgcccagaggctcttcgctatgcgaaggtatggaggagggatgttgtacgcagcctttcccttgcatatgcaaagaggctgtttccggattcgaacccatgaccaacaagtcaccaaggcacaactttaccgctgcaccagggctcgccctcttgAAGGAGTAGAACTTTTTAGTTTGACAGACACAAAACTAAAGTAGGGTAATTGCTACTACAGAATCAAAGAGGAGAAATTGAAAGCCAAAGGGGCTGACATATAAAACAAAGCCCTTCAGAAAGGTTGAGAACACCATCTCAGTAAAGATGTGAGAATAAATGTTGCAAGAACTAATAGTTATACGAAAACAATGGGAGATCCTTTAGTTGAGacaaaagaatgaaagaaaaaaatagaataattggAATAAGAGAATAATCCAGAGAAAgaaattccaaaaataaaaataacagaatATTCAATTAACACTAACAAGTAGAAGCACAGAAAAAAATGATACGTAGTCTTACTTAATTATATCAGAATCAAGAACTTCATAAAGATGAGCATATGCCAACTCAAATGGTAACTGGAGGCATATAATGCTGAAGATAATGATAGCATCATTTCTGAATCGCATAAGACGCCCAAGCCACTCATGTCTCTGGAATATTTCCTTCTCTTTAGCTCTATCAGTCTCAAATACTTTCATGAGTTCCATTGGGGGCTGCCAGGAGCTGGACTTCCTGCCTGAAATCTTGTATCCTTGGTCAACTGCAACTATAGAACTAATAGGCCatctgcaacaccaaaacacgagAGAGAAAAAGATGTGAAGAGGGAAGAATCTCAGCAAGCAAATGCGTCAAGTGATTGCACTGATcccaaaagaagtaaaaaagtaTAACATTACCTGGCTAAAAGTGCCGAATTTTTACGTTTCCAGAACTGAGAAAACATTATAGCCCAAAGTATCACCATGATGAAGAAAATAGGAAGCACGACTAATTTCAATGACCTAAAGTGTAATAAGAAGTCATAAAACCACTTAACTAGATGCAAAACTAAAGAAGTGGTAGCATAAACACCGATAGATTCACTCACCCAAAGTCTATCAATTGCAAAGTAAGCCCAAATGCAGCAGGGAAGAGCATCCACCGTGTGAACATTCCaagaaaagcaaaataaattgCAATCTGCAGATTATTCATTCCTTCATTGGATAAGGAGAATGGAATACATCATTTTCATATAATGTTATAAAGCTCAGAGTCATAGTCAAACAAACCTTTGCCCCATAATATGAATAAATCTCATCGATTGGCTGACTAGTGAAGTCCCACCATTGAAGTGCCCAACTTCTAAGaagtttctttctcttcttttcatcTATCAACCAAAAGCAATATTAGTTCAGGCTTCAAGTCACACTAATCTAGAGAAAAATTGATGGCACATGTGAGTAAAAACACCATGCAAAGGAAAGACTTGCTTAACAATTTCCAATGATTCCAATTTCAGAAGCAGATTCTCCCCAATTTCCCAATGGATTTCTTTTCCATCAAATTTAAGGGTTTTTACCGACTTGCTGTTGTTTACCTGCAAATTCAATTACAAGAGAACCAAAATGTTAAGACATGTCAAATTGTCAATAGGAGAGTTCATACAAGACTGCAATTCCATGGTAGCCATGGCCATACTAATGATAACAGCAACAAATTTAACGAACATGTCACATTTTTCGTATTCATCATCACAAGAATGCTTAATCCTAATGTTTTCTTGAACTAGAAAGCTAAGGCACCTATAATCTGAGAATCAAATAAAACAACGAGTGGCATGTGTGGAACTGGTTAACAAGCACAGCAAATTACAAAGAGGGATTTCAACTTGAAGAGACAACAGATTGCTACAGAAAAAACTCACTGTTCCATATATCAAGTGACAGTAGCACTGAAAACGCTCATACCAACTGAAAACAGAACCATCAGGCTGTTTCACAAAAGCTTCAACCTCCTCCACCTCAAATTGCAAATCCATACCTGCCATTTATTATACGACACATTAACACATACATAGGAATTGCACAACCAGTCACATGCTAGTTAGCACCATCTCACACAGTGAACTTAAATAGTAATAGGCAGAACAGATGCCCCCCTTTCGGGAATTTGAATGTACCAATAAGAGTCTGTTTCTTGATTTGTAGTTCAGCCGCAGCCCTCCCTAATGTCTCCAAAGGTGCAGCCAACTAAACAAATGGCATGTTTGTTTTAGCCACTCATCAAAAAGTTTAAATTAGACACACATAACTTATTAAatcacaagatttttttttgatcCCTA from Glycine soja cultivar W05 chromosome 8, ASM419377v2, whole genome shotgun sequence includes:
- the LOC114422336 gene encoding anoctamin-like protein At1g73020 isoform X2, producing the protein MDLQFEVEEVEAFVKQPDGSVFSWYERFQCYCHLIYGTVNNSKSVKTLKFDGKEIHWEIGENLLLKLESLEIVKQVFPLHDEKKRKKLLRSWALQWWDFTSQPIDEIYSYYGAKIAIYFAFLGMFTRWMLFPAAFGLTLQLIDFGSLKLVVLPIFFIMVILWAIMFSQFWKRKNSALLARWPISSIVAVDQGYKISGRKSSSWQPPMELMKVFETDRAKEKEIFQRHEWLGRLMRFRNDAIIIFSIICLQLPFELAYAHLYEVLDSDIIKFGLTAIYLFAIQYITKIGGKVSVKLIMNENNENTEKRADSLVYKVFGLYFMQTYIGIFYHALLHRNFSTLRQVLIQRLLLSEVLENLVENSLPYLKYSYKKYRVRHKKNEKGEAREKFQFSSRVEKEYLKPSYSASIGEELEDGLFDDFLELALQFGMILMFACAFPPAFAFAAVNNLMEIRTDALKLLVILRRPVPRAAATVGAWLNIFQFLILMSICTNCALLAWLYDEEGKWKIEPGLAAILIMEHVLLLTKFGFSRFIPEEPAWVRANRAKHTTQAQDMCSKKLLRTISGGVKTFREEKKLD
- the LOC114422336 gene encoding anoctamin-like protein At1g73020 isoform X1, which gives rise to MKEHGNEEPVFEIGVVIPRRVVQEKDESCDCAYVLVKEFEKVGFVVERVIGIADEFIKLAAPLETLGRAAAELQIKKQTLIGMDLQFEVEEVEAFVKQPDGSVFSWYERFQCYCHLIYGTVNNSKSVKTLKFDGKEIHWEIGENLLLKLESLEIVKQVFPLHDEKKRKKLLRSWALQWWDFTSQPIDEIYSYYGAKIAIYFAFLGMFTRWMLFPAAFGLTLQLIDFGSLKLVVLPIFFIMVILWAIMFSQFWKRKNSALLARWPISSIVAVDQGYKISGRKSSSWQPPMELMKVFETDRAKEKEIFQRHEWLGRLMRFRNDAIIIFSIICLQLPFELAYAHLYEVLDSDIIKFGLTAIYLFAIQYITKIGGKVSVKLIMNENNENTEKRADSLVYKVFGLYFMQTYIGIFYHALLHRNFSTLRQVLIQRLLLSEVLENLVENSLPYLKYSYKKYRVRHKKNEKGEAREKFQFSSRVEKEYLKPSYSASIGEELEDGLFDDFLELALQFGMILMFACAFPPAFAFAAVNNLMEIRTDALKLLVILRRPVPRAAATVGAWLNIFQFLILMSICTNCALLAWLYDEEGKWKIEPGLAAILIMEHVLLLTKFGFSRFIPEEPAWVRANRAKHTTQAQDMCSKKLLRTISGGVKTFREEKKLD